From a region of the Acidobacteriota bacterium genome:
- a CDS encoding tail fiber domain-containing protein, which yields MQLRPVTFRYKAHGPDGPKQYGLIAEEVDAVMPELVARSKDGEIETVMYHELPAILLNEIQRLEKRIADLERRLAASAQPRDR from the coding sequence ATGCAGCTTCGCCCGGTGACGTTCCGTTACAAGGCCCACGGGCCGGACGGCCCCAAGCAGTACGGCCTCATCGCCGAGGAGGTCGACGCGGTTATGCCGGAGCTCGTCGCGCGCAGCAAGGACGGCGAGATCGAGACCGTGATGTACCACGAGCTGCCGGCGATTCTTCTGAACGAGATCCAGAGGCTCGAGAAGCGGATTGCGGACCTCGAGCGGCGGCTCGCCGCATCGGCGCAGCCGCGGGACCGCTGA
- a CDS encoding GAF domain-containing protein, with amino-acid sequence MEPAADAMARPLRDGVLRTVRLVGEPEAMDWVARTLAGSGLLVERHDEKDVHDPKFFHHWPVVWVTRPDAFGRGFALARPPLLDVAKAPPPCLVVVPPGVEITDPLVRRIPLESFEVVRERDEGPLLAMRLERLLLLHRRRSASEENAFKERLRVEAKRNEILASIALAARDSLDLEEILDAATELLGTRFNANSVEIWFLNDDGESCTVLMDWRPGDVPTSFVGYERPLPESEPFRALVTSTDPYVVADRGELAQTDPLAAEALEALGAESFLGIPIHREGEAIGVLGMSWEAPRAFPQDELVFFGRVADQLALAIRAARLYGNLQSQVEELALEQRRRALADRDRSRLTAMLVHDMKNPLSALSAALELTRDKERRGGDERLAKLLDGSLASARGLQGLIEDALLVYRSGDAPDPERRPASVAEALALPLEEARWMAVPRGVAVAVDVPSDLPHVRLDTKMFRRAAANLLGNAVKFSPKGGTVRIAARVVDEDGKAFLRLDVADEGPGFPPAEKSRIATPYIRFQGSETVPGTGLGLTVVQKVLQAHRGRLDVANNDGPGATFTLWIPA; translated from the coding sequence GTGGAACCCGCCGCCGACGCCATGGCGCGCCCCCTGCGCGACGGCGTCCTCCGGACCGTCCGGCTCGTGGGAGAGCCCGAGGCGATGGACTGGGTCGCGCGCACGCTGGCCGGCTCGGGTCTCCTCGTCGAGAGGCACGACGAGAAGGACGTCCACGACCCGAAGTTCTTCCACCACTGGCCCGTCGTCTGGGTCACGCGCCCGGACGCGTTCGGGCGCGGCTTCGCGCTCGCGCGCCCGCCGCTCCTCGACGTCGCGAAGGCGCCGCCGCCCTGCCTCGTCGTCGTGCCGCCCGGCGTCGAGATCACGGACCCGCTCGTGCGCCGCATCCCGCTCGAGTCGTTCGAGGTCGTGCGCGAGCGCGACGAGGGCCCGCTCCTCGCGATGCGCCTCGAGCGCCTGCTGCTGCTGCACCGGCGGCGCTCGGCGAGCGAGGAGAACGCGTTCAAGGAGCGCCTGCGCGTCGAGGCGAAGCGCAACGAGATCCTCGCCTCCATCGCGCTCGCCGCGCGCGACTCGCTCGACCTCGAGGAGATCCTCGACGCGGCGACCGAGCTTCTCGGCACGCGCTTCAACGCGAACTCCGTCGAGATCTGGTTCCTGAACGACGACGGCGAGTCCTGCACCGTCCTCATGGACTGGCGGCCCGGCGACGTCCCGACGTCGTTCGTCGGATACGAACGGCCGCTGCCCGAGAGCGAGCCGTTCCGCGCCCTCGTGACCTCGACGGACCCGTACGTCGTCGCCGACCGCGGCGAGCTGGCCCAGACCGATCCGCTCGCGGCGGAAGCGCTCGAGGCGCTCGGGGCCGAGAGCTTCCTCGGCATCCCGATCCACCGCGAGGGCGAGGCGATCGGCGTCCTCGGGATGTCGTGGGAGGCGCCGCGCGCGTTCCCGCAGGACGAGCTCGTCTTCTTCGGCCGCGTCGCGGATCAGCTCGCGCTCGCGATCCGCGCCGCGCGGCTCTACGGAAACCTCCAGAGCCAGGTCGAGGAGCTCGCTCTCGAGCAGCGCCGGCGCGCGCTCGCCGACCGCGACCGCTCGCGGCTGACGGCGATGCTCGTGCACGACATGAAGAACCCGCTCTCCGCGCTCTCGGCCGCGCTCGAGCTCACGCGCGACAAGGAGCGCCGCGGCGGCGACGAGCGCCTCGCGAAGCTGCTCGACGGCTCGCTCGCCTCGGCGCGCGGCCTGCAGGGGCTCATCGAGGACGCTCTCCTCGTCTACCGCTCCGGGGACGCGCCGGATCCCGAGCGGCGGCCTGCGTCGGTGGCCGAGGCGCTCGCGCTTCCCCTCGAGGAGGCGCGGTGGATGGCCGTCCCGCGCGGCGTCGCCGTGGCGGTCGACGTCCCGTCTGATCTGCCGCACGTGCGGCTCGACACGAAGATGTTCCGGCGCGCGGCGGCGAACCTCCTCGGGAACGCCGTGAAGTTCAGCCCCAAGGGCGGCACCGTCCGCATCGCGGCGCGTGTCGTCGACGAGGACGGCAAGGCGTTCCTGAGGCTCGACGTCGCGGACGAGGGCCCGGGCTTTCCCCCGGCGGAGAAGTCGCGGATCGCGACGCCTTACATCAGGTTCCAGGGCTCCGAAACCGTTCCCGGCACGGGTCTCGGCCTCACCGTCGTTCAGAAGGTCCTGCAGGCGCACCGCGGGCGGCTGGACGTCGCGAACAACGACGGCCCCGGCGCGACGTTCACGCTCTGGATTCCGGCTTAG
- a CDS encoding NAD-dependent deacylase, with protein MGAPARVVPALERFGGDRRRGARDAPRPEGAPRGVGDRGRLHGALPRAARDGRQRGGNTPRRLRPPRARWEGARPRRPSHVEISPRGSVDARPDDDRAHRPRDDGDQGRHRNRRRARRAVPLRRALTPRPSPRRGRRGAGRGACEASGPAGFGRARRDIEGRVRTGGHAVGNGAAAEAGRGAPDDHATDLEPRRQEGRRIRRRALRDSRRLSLARPRPNRSRGRTVSSEGLGGLAALVPDLLAGRPLAVLTGAGVSAESGLPTFRGPDGMWEGRRAVELTTPEAFAANPKEVWRFYEWRRAKLREARPNAGHVALARMENVIPRMTLVTQNVDGLHRAAGSRNLIELHGTILKTRCTGCGANETGPDAPFPEIPPRCACGGLLRPDVVWFGEMLPEGAFEAAAEAASDSAVFLVVGTSSVVAPASSLATIAARGGAKVFEINPMMTPLASSADGCLRANASAVLPVLADALERGTA; from the coding sequence ATGGGAGCTCCCGCACGGGTCGTTCCCGCGCTCGAGCGCTTCGGTGGCGATCGCAGACGGGGCGCTCGTGACGCTCCTCGACCCGAAGGAGCGCCTCGCGGCGTCGGCGACCGCGGACGACTTCACGGCGCTCTTCCGCGGGCGGCCCGCGACGGAAGGCAGCGCGGCGGCAACACTCCGCGACGTCTCCGTCCGCCTCGCGCCCGATGGGAAGGGGCGCGTCCTCGAAGGCCGTCCCACGTGGAAATATCTCCTCGAGGCTCGGTGGACGCTCGTCCTGACGACGACCGGGCGCATCGCCCGCGTGACGACGGAGATCAAGGGCGTCATCGAAACCGTCGACGAGCCCGCCGCGCGGTCCCTCTTCGACGGGCTCTCACGCCTCGTCCCAGCCCGCGCCGAGGCCGCCGAGGCGCTGGACGCGGAGCTTGCGAAGCTTCCGGGCCTGCCGGTTTCGGCCGCGCTCGACGTGACATCGAAGGTCGTGTCCGAACAGGCGGGCATGCCGTCGGGAACGGAGCCGCCGCCGAGGCCGGCCGAGGCGCGCCAGACGATCACGCGACGGATCTCGAACCTCGTCGTCAGGAAGGGCGCCGCATCCGACGACGCGCTCTTCGCGATTCCCGCAGACTTTCACTCGCGCGGCCTCGACCGAATCGCTCCCGGGGACGCACCGTGAGCAGCGAGGGTCTCGGCGGCCTCGCGGCGCTCGTCCCCGACCTGCTTGCGGGCCGGCCGCTCGCGGTGCTGACCGGCGCGGGCGTCTCCGCCGAGAGCGGCCTCCCCACGTTCCGCGGACCCGACGGGATGTGGGAGGGCCGGCGAGCGGTGGAGCTCACGACGCCGGAGGCGTTCGCGGCGAACCCGAAGGAGGTCTGGCGGTTCTACGAATGGAGGCGCGCGAAGCTGCGCGAGGCGCGGCCGAACGCGGGCCACGTCGCGCTTGCGCGCATGGAGAACGTCATTCCGAGGATGACGCTCGTGACGCAGAACGTGGACGGCCTCCACCGCGCGGCCGGCAGCCGCAACCTCATCGAGCTGCACGGCACCATCCTGAAGACGCGCTGCACGGGCTGCGGCGCGAACGAGACCGGGCCCGACGCGCCGTTCCCGGAGATTCCTCCGCGCTGCGCGTGCGGAGGCCTCCTCAGGCCCGACGTCGTCTGGTTCGGCGAGATGCTGCCCGAGGGAGCCTTCGAGGCCGCGGCCGAGGCCGCGAGCGACAGCGCCGTCTTCCTCGTCGTCGGCACGTCCTCCGTCGTTGCGCCCGCGTCCTCGCTCGCGACGATCGCGGCGCGCGGCGGGGCGAAGGTTTTCGAGATCAACCCCATGATGACGCCGCTCGCGTCAAGCGCCGACGGCTGCTTGCGCGCGAACGCGTCGGCGGTGCTGCCGGTGCTGGCGGACGCGCTGGAGCGGGGAACCGCGTGA
- the radC gene encoding DNA repair protein RadC: MLRKGPEALDDEELLAILLGTGTAARPVLETARDLLKDGGFPGLFARGARDLEKLASGVGPAKATRIEAALEIGRRLSLDSLSKKNLLSDPATVGRYLMERLASETQEVMGGLLLDAKNRLVRDAALFRGTLTHAAVAPAPLFRQAILAGAAGVILYHNHPSGDPEPSPEDLATTKRFLAAGREIGIEVKDHVIVGRGRWVSFHERGLLR, encoded by the coding sequence ATGCTTAGAAAGGGTCCAGAGGCTCTGGACGACGAAGAGCTTCTGGCGATTCTCCTCGGCACGGGTACGGCCGCGAGGCCCGTCCTCGAGACGGCGCGCGACCTCTTGAAGGACGGTGGGTTTCCGGGTCTCTTCGCGCGCGGCGCGCGCGACCTCGAGAAACTCGCCTCGGGTGTTGGCCCCGCGAAGGCCACCCGAATCGAGGCGGCCCTCGAGATCGGGCGGAGGCTTTCGCTCGATTCACTTTCGAAGAAGAATCTTCTTTCGGACCCTGCAACCGTGGGGCGTTACCTCATGGAGCGCCTCGCGAGCGAAACGCAGGAAGTCATGGGCGGCCTCCTGCTCGACGCGAAGAACCGGCTCGTGAGGGACGCGGCGCTCTTCCGCGGGACGCTCACGCACGCCGCCGTCGCGCCCGCGCCGCTCTTCCGTCAGGCGATCCTCGCCGGCGCGGCCGGCGTCATCCTGTACCACAACCATCCCTCGGGAGATCCCGAGCCTTCGCCGGAGGACCTCGCGACGACGAAGCGTTTCCTCGCGGCGGGACGCGAGATCGGCATCGAGGTGAAGGACCACGTCATCGTGGGGCGCGGCCGGTGGGTCTCGTTCCACGAGCGGGGGCTTCTGCGCTGA
- the lhgO gene encoding L-2-hydroxyglutarate oxidase: protein MKTYDVAVVGGGIVGLATAWRLLEKDPRLSVVLLEKEGEAGAHQTGHNSGVIHSGLYYKPGSEKAKTCVEGGRLLLDFCRTYGVPHEICGKLVVATSDEELPRLDELARRGRENGVAGLRELGPEELRKIEPNAAGIKALHVPPTGITNYGVVARTLAAELTKKGVDVRFRAKVTTLASNSSEVRIVAGGEHVAARHAVACAGLQADRVARLDGVDAGVKIVPFRGEYYKLAPGREGLVKGLLYPVPDPRFPFLGVHFTRLVGGGAEAGPNAVPALAREGYTKTSFNLFDALEEAANPGVWKLLVKYGGMATGELYRSFWKPAFVKALQKLMPGIRSEDLVPGGAGVRAQALRRDGTLEDDFVLAPHGRIVHVLNAPSPAATASLAIGGRIAEAVAAMRS, encoded by the coding sequence ATGAAGACGTACGACGTGGCGGTCGTCGGGGGCGGCATCGTGGGCCTCGCGACCGCATGGCGCCTGCTCGAGAAGGACCCGCGGCTCTCCGTCGTCCTCCTCGAGAAGGAGGGCGAGGCCGGCGCCCACCAGACCGGCCACAACAGCGGCGTCATCCACTCGGGCCTGTACTACAAGCCCGGCTCCGAAAAGGCGAAGACGTGCGTCGAGGGCGGGCGCCTGCTTCTCGACTTCTGCCGGACGTACGGCGTCCCGCACGAGATCTGCGGCAAGCTCGTCGTCGCGACGTCCGACGAAGAGCTGCCTCGCCTCGACGAGCTCGCGCGCCGCGGCCGCGAGAACGGCGTCGCGGGGCTGAGAGAGCTCGGCCCCGAGGAGCTTAGAAAGATCGAGCCGAACGCGGCGGGGATCAAGGCCCTCCACGTGCCTCCGACGGGCATCACGAACTACGGAGTCGTCGCGCGGACGCTGGCCGCCGAACTCACGAAGAAGGGCGTCGACGTGCGCTTCCGCGCGAAGGTCACGACGCTCGCGTCGAACAGCTCCGAGGTCCGGATCGTCGCGGGCGGCGAGCACGTGGCCGCGAGGCACGCCGTCGCGTGCGCGGGCCTCCAGGCCGACCGCGTCGCGCGGCTCGACGGCGTGGACGCCGGCGTGAAGATCGTCCCGTTCCGCGGCGAGTACTACAAGCTCGCGCCGGGGCGCGAGGGCCTCGTGAAGGGGCTCCTCTATCCCGTGCCCGACCCGCGCTTCCCGTTCCTCGGCGTCCACTTCACGCGGCTCGTGGGCGGCGGGGCCGAGGCCGGCCCGAACGCCGTCCCCGCGCTCGCGCGCGAGGGCTACACGAAGACGTCGTTCAACCTCTTCGACGCGCTCGAGGAGGCGGCGAACCCGGGCGTCTGGAAGCTTCTCGTGAAGTACGGCGGCATGGCGACGGGGGAGCTCTACCGCTCGTTCTGGAAGCCGGCGTTCGTGAAGGCGCTGCAGAAGCTCATGCCCGGCATCCGGAGCGAGGACCTCGTCCCCGGGGGAGCGGGAGTGCGCGCGCAGGCGCTGCGGCGCGACGGAACGCTCGAAGACGACTTCGTCCTCGCGCCGCACGGCCGCATCGTCCACGTCCTGAACGCCCCGTCACCCGCGGCGACCGCTTCCCTCGCGATCGGCGGGCGCATCGCGGAAGCTGTGGCTGCGATGCGGAGCTGA
- a CDS encoding addiction module protein → MSTDEILAAVLALDPKTRARVAHRIIASLDETVESLGEAEWEAAWVEESERRLADMREGRVNGIPGEQVFASARARLSS, encoded by the coding sequence ATGTCCACGGACGAAATCCTCGCCGCCGTGCTCGCGCTCGACCCCAAGACGAGGGCCAGAGTCGCGCACCGGATCATCGCCAGCCTCGACGAAACCGTCGAGAGCCTCGGCGAGGCCGAATGGGAGGCCGCGTGGGTCGAGGAGTCCGAGCGCCGCCTCGCCGACATGCGTGAGGGCAGGGTAAACGGCATCCCCGGCGAGCAGGTCTTCGCGAGTGCCAGAGCCCGCCTCAGCTCGTAG
- a CDS encoding type II toxin-antitoxin system RelE/ParE family toxin yields MPEPASARRYEFHPEAADEFLAELDRLKAVDPQVASDFTGEVQAGVHLLLEYPEAGPALGRSRVLRRKVLRRFRFTLIYAIESTP; encoded by the coding sequence GTGCCAGAGCCCGCCTCAGCTCGTAGATACGAGTTCCATCCCGAGGCAGCGGACGAGTTTCTTGCCGAGCTCGATCGGCTCAAGGCGGTGGATCCTCAGGTTGCCAGCGACTTCACCGGCGAGGTTCAGGCGGGCGTTCATCTCCTCCTCGAGTATCCGGAAGCCGGGCCTGCGCTGGGACGATCGAGAGTTCTTCGCAGGAAGGTGCTCCGGAGGTTCCGGTTCACGCTCATCTATGCCATTGAGTCCACGCCGTAG
- a CDS encoding NAD(P)-binding domain-containing protein: MQNTAVLIASLAVVGLGIYLFLLRRRKRQFRDTQILKTSIAKELHLPPSLHPVIDPNTCIGSLSCIKVCPEGDILGIVDGRAALVVAANCIGHSRCELECPVGAIRLVFGTSERGLDLPEVDEFFETNRAGVHIVGELGGMGLIKNAVRQGLQVGRHFKGIARPLVEKQVHATIVGAGPAGIATALAMKEAGLSFVLVDQGSSLGGTIANYPRQKLVMTETVDLPFYGKFGKPLISKEALMETFAEALKKAAIKIYHGVKVSGINGDDGNFEVLTEKGKIKCQKVVLAIGRMGTPRKLEVPGEDLPKVTYLLLHPEQYAGKKVLVVGGGDSALEIAQMVAAEKGTEVSISYRSPAFGRAKQRNKENIEKLIADGRVNALMSSNVLSIHPDKVVLDVAGTKTEIANDYVVINVGGVLPTEFLQSLGVSIQRHVGQAFEKPKKKSVSTTSRVITDETTEERQRVRLGTLLALAGLVILAGLWYVGRNYYWLPTAQRVYSPLHKALKPGGGWGHGIGVVATVVMLSNFLLPLRKHWRRLKGKKSIRHWLTFHVFVGVMSPLVILFHSAFGSNNMIATLCYSSLICVVSTGLVGRFLFGLVPIAGDHYLELTELRSRMEQLRGTLNPLLERVQRPQDIHWLLRKATSDPAEGMGFFRALFTFPLDVIRVRLSLVSCRSHFATRDDYHEFSTMITRLLKLKRQASVFRTAKAVMTYWRGFHVVLAVFLVLVITIHIATAWYLGYRWVF; the protein is encoded by the coding sequence ATGCAGAACACGGCGGTTCTCATCGCGTCGCTCGCGGTGGTTGGCCTGGGGATCTACCTGTTCCTCCTGCGCCGCCGGAAGCGTCAGTTCCGGGACACGCAGATCCTCAAGACCTCGATCGCGAAGGAGCTCCACCTCCCTCCCTCGCTGCACCCGGTCATCGACCCGAACACCTGCATCGGGAGCCTCTCGTGCATCAAGGTCTGCCCGGAAGGAGACATCCTGGGCATCGTCGACGGGAGGGCCGCCCTCGTCGTCGCGGCGAACTGCATCGGCCACTCACGGTGCGAGCTCGAGTGCCCCGTCGGCGCCATCCGGCTCGTGTTCGGCACGAGCGAGCGCGGGCTCGACCTTCCCGAGGTCGACGAGTTCTTCGAGACGAACCGCGCCGGCGTTCACATCGTCGGGGAGCTCGGCGGGATGGGCCTCATCAAGAACGCCGTGCGGCAGGGGCTGCAGGTGGGCCGCCATTTCAAGGGCATCGCCAGGCCACTGGTCGAAAAACAGGTCCACGCCACCATCGTCGGCGCCGGGCCGGCCGGGATCGCCACCGCGCTGGCGATGAAAGAGGCCGGCCTGTCCTTCGTCCTCGTGGACCAGGGCAGCTCCCTCGGCGGGACGATCGCCAACTACCCGCGGCAGAAGCTCGTGATGACGGAGACCGTCGATCTCCCCTTCTACGGGAAGTTCGGCAAGCCGCTGATCTCGAAAGAAGCCCTGATGGAGACGTTCGCCGAGGCGCTCAAGAAGGCGGCGATCAAGATCTACCACGGCGTCAAGGTCAGCGGGATCAACGGCGACGACGGGAACTTCGAGGTGCTGACCGAGAAGGGGAAGATCAAGTGCCAGAAGGTGGTTCTGGCCATCGGCCGCATGGGCACTCCCCGGAAGCTGGAGGTGCCCGGCGAGGATCTTCCCAAGGTGACCTACCTCCTCCTTCACCCCGAGCAGTACGCCGGGAAGAAGGTTCTCGTCGTCGGAGGAGGCGACTCGGCTCTCGAGATCGCCCAGATGGTGGCCGCGGAGAAGGGGACGGAGGTCAGCATCTCCTACCGCTCCCCCGCCTTCGGCAGGGCGAAGCAGCGCAACAAGGAGAACATCGAGAAGCTCATCGCGGACGGGCGCGTGAACGCTCTCATGAGCTCCAACGTCCTGTCCATCCATCCGGACAAGGTCGTGCTCGACGTCGCCGGGACGAAGACCGAGATCGCGAACGACTACGTCGTGATCAACGTCGGGGGCGTCCTCCCCACGGAATTCCTTCAGAGCCTCGGCGTTTCGATTCAGCGACATGTCGGGCAGGCCTTCGAGAAACCGAAGAAGAAGTCCGTCTCGACGACCTCCCGGGTCATCACCGACGAGACGACCGAGGAACGACAGCGCGTCCGGCTGGGGACGCTGCTGGCCCTCGCCGGCCTCGTCATCCTGGCGGGTCTGTGGTACGTCGGACGGAACTACTACTGGCTCCCCACCGCCCAGCGCGTGTATTCACCGCTGCACAAGGCCCTCAAGCCGGGGGGCGGGTGGGGGCACGGCATCGGCGTCGTCGCCACCGTCGTGATGCTCTCGAATTTCCTTCTTCCCCTGCGGAAGCACTGGCGCCGACTGAAGGGCAAGAAGTCGATCCGCCACTGGCTCACGTTCCATGTCTTCGTCGGCGTGATGAGCCCCCTCGTGATCCTCTTCCACTCGGCCTTTGGCTCGAACAACATGATCGCGACGCTCTGCTACAGCTCGCTGATCTGCGTGGTCTCGACAGGACTCGTGGGGCGTTTCCTTTTCGGGCTGGTTCCGATTGCGGGAGACCACTATCTCGAATTGACCGAGCTCCGGAGCCGCATGGAACAGCTCCGGGGAACCCTGAACCCGCTTCTCGAGAGAGTCCAAAGGCCGCAGGACATCCACTGGCTCCTCAGGAAAGCGACGTCAGATCCCGCCGAGGGGATGGGCTTCTTCCGGGCGCTCTTCACGTTTCCCTTGGACGTAATCCGTGTGAGGCTGTCCCTCGTCTCGTGCCGGTCTCATTTCGCGACGCGGGACGACTACCACGAGTTCAGCACGATGATCACGCGGCTCCTGAAATTGAAACGACAGGCTTCCGTGTTCCGCACGGCGAAAGCGGTGATGACCTACTGGCGCGGCTTCCACGTGGTGCTGGCCGTGTTTCTCGTGCTCGTGATCACCATCCACATCGCGACGGCCTGGTACCTCGGGTACCGGTGGGTCTTCTAG
- the metG gene encoding methionine--tRNA ligase — MAARYFTTPIYYVNDRPHIGHLYTTVVTDALSRYWRLRGEDVRMLTGTDEHGQNIEKVAKKEGVAPIVIADRHAPTFRNLWQTFGIANDDFIRTTEPRHRKGVEEIIRRLDAAGDLYTASHEGWYCPPCEAFYPEKDLLDGKCPVHGTTLELQKEENVFFRLSKYGDRLLKLYDEGVDGKPFVFPESRLNEVRSFVGAGLKDLSVSRTSITWGLPFPGRPGHVVYVWLDALVNYVTALGFGSGDMSLYERYWPGIHVIGKDILRFHAVYWPAFLMSAGMPVPRQVVGHGWWLKDARKMSKSVGNVVRPDELVAAFGVDALRWHFLAAMSFGQDASFSDEDFLSVYNADLANGLGNTLSRAVKMASDAFGGKTPGEVCDDNEILAAARDAAAAWTSAFEGYRLQDAASALRTLVTRIDGYIAAKEPWKKAKAEGVTPALHRIHFATLEGLRFAACLLAPIAPRTATEIFRRLGIEKRAEDVRDSDLAWGQLPLSAPLPQAPPLFPRADAKEYFASKEKTVAEEKTEKTEEKEKIASNGPSPFATAPLAIQPGAAAPPADSSPSKNSSSSSSSPSPSPSEAKIPIDDFLKLDLRVGEVIAAEKVEKSKKLMKMTVRIGEEVRSIVGGIALAYTPDQLVGKKFIFVANLAPAKLMGVESNGMILAATIPETGEPSLLMVDPAVPSGAKVK; from the coding sequence ATGGCGGCCCGCTACTTCACCACCCCGATCTACTACGTCAACGACCGGCCCCACATCGGGCACCTGTACACGACGGTCGTGACGGACGCGCTTTCGCGCTACTGGCGCCTGCGCGGCGAGGACGTGCGGATGCTGACCGGCACGGACGAGCACGGCCAGAACATCGAGAAGGTCGCGAAGAAGGAAGGCGTCGCGCCGATCGTCATCGCCGACCGGCACGCGCCCACGTTCAGGAACCTCTGGCAGACGTTCGGGATCGCGAACGACGACTTCATCCGGACGACCGAGCCGCGCCACCGCAAGGGCGTCGAGGAGATCATCCGCCGGCTGGACGCCGCGGGCGACCTCTACACCGCGTCGCACGAGGGCTGGTACTGCCCGCCGTGCGAGGCCTTCTACCCGGAGAAGGACCTCCTCGACGGCAAGTGCCCCGTCCACGGCACGACGCTCGAGCTGCAGAAGGAAGAGAACGTCTTCTTCCGCCTCTCGAAGTACGGCGACCGCCTGCTCAAGCTCTACGACGAGGGCGTCGACGGCAAGCCGTTCGTCTTCCCCGAGTCGCGCCTCAACGAGGTGCGCTCGTTCGTCGGCGCGGGCCTCAAGGACCTTTCCGTCTCGCGCACGTCCATCACGTGGGGCCTGCCGTTCCCGGGGCGCCCCGGCCACGTCGTCTACGTCTGGCTCGACGCGCTCGTCAATTACGTCACGGCGCTCGGCTTCGGCTCCGGCGACATGTCGCTCTACGAGCGGTACTGGCCCGGCATCCACGTGATCGGCAAGGACATCCTGCGGTTCCACGCGGTCTACTGGCCGGCGTTCCTGATGTCGGCCGGCATGCCCGTCCCGCGCCAGGTCGTCGGCCACGGCTGGTGGTTGAAGGACGCCCGGAAAATGTCGAAGTCGGTCGGCAACGTCGTGCGCCCCGACGAGCTCGTCGCCGCGTTCGGCGTGGACGCCCTGCGCTGGCACTTCCTCGCGGCGATGTCGTTCGGGCAGGATGCGAGCTTCTCCGACGAGGACTTCCTCTCCGTCTACAACGCCGACCTCGCGAACGGCCTCGGCAACACGCTCTCGCGGGCCGTGAAGATGGCGTCGGACGCCTTCGGCGGGAAGACGCCCGGCGAAGTGTGCGACGACAACGAGATTCTGGCCGCCGCGCGCGACGCGGCCGCCGCGTGGACGTCCGCGTTCGAGGGCTACCGCCTGCAGGACGCCGCGTCCGCCTTGCGCACGCTCGTGACGCGCATCGACGGCTACATTGCCGCGAAGGAGCCGTGGAAGAAGGCGAAGGCCGAAGGCGTCACGCCCGCGCTCCACCGCATCCACTTCGCGACGCTCGAGGGTCTCCGCTTCGCGGCGTGCCTGCTGGCGCCCATCGCGCCGCGCACGGCGACGGAGATCTTCCGGCGGCTCGGCATCGAGAAGCGCGCCGAGGACGTCCGCGACTCCGACCTCGCGTGGGGCCAGCTTCCCCTGAGCGCCCCGCTTCCGCAGGCGCCGCCTCTGTTTCCAAGGGCGGACGCGAAGGAATATTTTGCTTCCAAGGAGAAGACCGTGGCCGAAGAGAAGACAGAGAAAACAGAAGAGAAAGAGAAGATTGCTTCGAATGGTCCCTCGCCGTTCGCAACGGCGCCCCTCGCGATCCAGCCGGGTGCAGCCGCGCCGCCAGCGGACTCTTCACCTTCTAAGAACTCTTCGTCTTCCTCTTCCTCCCCGTCCCCCTCTCCCTCCGAGGCCAAGATCCCCATCGACGACTTCCTGAAGCTCGACCTGCGCGTCGGCGAGGTGATCGCCGCCGAGAAGGTCGAGAAGTCGAAGAAGCTGATGAAGATGACCGTCAGGATCGGCGAGGAAGTGCGCTCGATCGTCGGCGGCATCGCGCTGGCCTACACGCCCGACCAGCTCGTCGGGAAGAAGTTCATCTTCGTCGCGAACCTCGCGCCCGCGAAGCTCATGGGTGTCGAGTCGAACGGGATGATCCTCGCGGCCACGATCCCCGAGACGGGCGAGCCGTCGCTCCTCATGGTCGATCCGGCGGTCCCCTCGGGGGCGAAGGTCAAGTAA